A stretch of Gossypium hirsutum isolate 1008001.06 chromosome A06, Gossypium_hirsutum_v2.1, whole genome shotgun sequence DNA encodes these proteins:
- the LOC107895892 gene encoding asparagine--tRNA ligase, cytoplasmic 2, giving the protein MPDEPDAGIWSSLLSSCKTFNALDIGAKVTDKTFETKLRWGVPLTAEHLSYLADDHYKRPVIIYDYPKAVKPFYVRLNDDGKTVAAFDMVVPKMGTVIMGSQSEERLDMLSARMKEFDLSRDQYEWYQDLRKHGTVKHSGFRLGFDLMVLLMTGLTDVRDVVPFPRTHGKANN; this is encoded by the exons ATGCCTGATGAACCAGATGCTGGAATCTGGAGTTCATTACTCAGTTCCTGTAAAACTTTTAATGCACTGGATATTGGAGCTAAA GTGACAGATAAGACTTTCGAAACAAAACTTCGATGGGGAGTCCCTTTAACAGCTGAACATCTAAG CTACTTGGCTGATGATCACTATAAGAGACCTGTGATTATTTATGATTATCCAAAAGCAGTTAAGCCATTTTATGTACGCTTGAATGATGATGGAAAAACAGTGGCCGCTTTTGATATGGTTGTACCCAAG ATGGGAACAGTGATTATGGGTAGCCAAAGTGAAGAGCGGCTTGACATGCTAAGTGCAAG AATGAAGGAATTTGACTTGTCAAGAGATCAGTACGAATGGTACCAAGATCTTCGCAAGCATGGAACAGTCAAGCACTCTGGGTTTAGACTAGGGTTCGATCTTATGGTTCTTCTTATGACTGGCCTCACTGATGTCAGAGATGTAGTTCCTTTTCCCCGAACTCATGGCAAAGCCAACAACTAA